The following coding sequences lie in one Panicum virgatum strain AP13 chromosome 6N, P.virgatum_v5, whole genome shotgun sequence genomic window:
- the LOC120679158 gene encoding myb-related protein 1-like isoform X2, with amino-acid sequence MASSCGGAQQQQGGEARARLKWTRDLHDRFGLAVAQLGGADKATPKSVLRAMAVPGLTLYHLKSHLQKYRLAVSRDLVTTPPGEGSNDRWSSSSESQPDEHDEDAAAEWRGAFAASSTEEAPCDPPRSMARMQREVQRKLQVQIEVQRHLQLRIEAQGRYLQSVLRRAEEVLADHAVGSPELSELASAVESGCLSSSSSLSPSPPRHRSAGSCVTSSSSEGERQAGAGSKRPCTCAAAEQPVQGSKRTFLQSHEEGEADADEDAEAEDGSSPEIDLNR; translated from the exons gcagggtggCGAGGCCAGGGCGCGGCTCAAGTGGACGCGCGACCTGCACGACCGCTTCGGGCTCGCCGTGGCCCAGCTCGGCGGCGCCGACA AGGCGACGCCCAAGTCCGTCCTGAGGGCCATGGCCGTGCCGGGGCTCACGCTCTACCACCTCAAGAGCCACCTCCAG aagTACCGGCTGGCGGTGAGCCGAGACCTCGTCACCACGCCCCCCGGCGAAGGCTCCAACGACCGGTGGTCATCTTCCTCGGAGAGCCAGCCGGACGAgcacgacgaggacgccgccgccgagtggCGTGGCGCATTTGCCGCCAGCAGCACTGAAGAAGCTCCCTGCGATCCTCCCAGGAGCATGGCGCGGATGCAGAGGGAGGTGCAGAGGAAGCTGCAGGTGCAGATCGAG GTCCAGCGGCACCTGCAGCTGAGGATCGAGGCGCAGGGGAGGTACCTGCAGTCGGTGCTGCGCCGGGCGGAGGAGGTCCTCGCAGACCACGCCgtcggctcgccggagctctcgGAGCTGGCCTCCGCGGTTGAGTCCGGGTGcctgtcctcctcctcctcgctctcgccgtccccgccgcgccaccgctccgccggcagctgcgtcacgtcctcctcctcggagGGCGAGAGACAGGCCGGCGCCGGGTCCAAGAGGCCGTgcacgtgcgccgccgccgagcagccGGTGCAGGGCAGCAAGAGGACCTTCCTGCAGAGCCACGAGGAAGGGGAAGCAGACGCAGACGAAGACGCAGAAGCAGAGGACGGCAGCTCACCAGAGATCGATCTCAACAGGTAG